Proteins from a genomic interval of Sphingobacterium lactis:
- a CDS encoding sensor histidine kinase: MKIKLLTSILTIISFQVIAQDITGKDYFFGNNFHFHGYRTDLRMMQHGSTIFQTSDTMVWRIFETFNNTNKFNQRSKNITPKSPILLGIKLSPMLKNFFTAEVPNYSKTYYSYLIPDSSEATVIAMGINENNISHYHYRLVLNDSIEIKKWSPIPGLQMKYGAKAPYGNIGTFKYPGKKLLVEVAHKDSIGIRDGYIIDWSKKINPRIEQIIVRGSSQYGYYGLNLDSLKNLNQANSSNRNINLFEWTFEKDSVNEFDLYFEQHETRPYSIYLIRKTENKKDTISLEWWKIDNHFTISNRFLRDVGQYTLIVQETGQFGVFPKDEVTQFGFNIIEPKIDQKPKGYTFKQILPFILALLVLIALGFVFYRWKVRRKLIKSERDRELLKIQMQGIRSQLNPHFMFNSINSIQNLIQKGDIKSAKNYLVTFSSMTREVLEDSEKELHSLSSELKLINDYLIMEQLRFGFKYKINSSIAIHPDNLDIPVMLLQPFVENAVKHAVSNLMEKGYIEVNVSSSENDVMLEVLDNGKGMDTNQQSSGFGIKLSRKRIEILNRLYSQNQIELTLMDNHPGCKIQIILKDWLS; the protein is encoded by the coding sequence ATGAAAATAAAATTGCTTACCAGTATCCTAACTATTATTTCATTTCAGGTTATAGCTCAGGATATAACTGGAAAAGATTATTTCTTCGGCAACAACTTCCACTTTCATGGTTATCGAACTGATTTGAGGATGATGCAACATGGTTCAACGATTTTTCAAACTTCTGACACTATGGTTTGGCGAATTTTTGAAACCTTTAATAATACGAATAAGTTCAATCAGCGGAGTAAAAATATAACCCCCAAAAGCCCGATTTTACTTGGGATAAAATTGTCGCCAATGCTCAAGAATTTTTTTACTGCAGAGGTGCCTAATTACAGCAAAACATATTACAGTTATCTGATCCCTGACTCAAGTGAAGCAACTGTTATTGCGATGGGAATTAATGAAAACAATATTTCTCATTACCATTATCGTTTAGTGCTAAATGATAGTATCGAAATCAAAAAATGGTCACCTATTCCAGGATTGCAAATGAAATATGGAGCAAAAGCTCCGTATGGAAATATTGGTACTTTTAAATATCCCGGAAAAAAACTGTTGGTCGAGGTTGCGCATAAAGACTCTATTGGGATTCGCGATGGATACATTATAGATTGGTCAAAAAAAATTAATCCTAGAATTGAACAAATTATTGTAAGAGGTTCAAGTCAATATGGATATTACGGATTGAATTTAGACAGTCTAAAAAACTTAAATCAGGCAAACTCTTCAAACAGAAATATCAATTTGTTCGAATGGACCTTTGAAAAAGATTCTGTAAATGAATTTGATTTGTATTTTGAACAACATGAAACCCGACCCTATTCAATATATTTAATTCGAAAAACAGAAAATAAAAAAGACACTATTTCTTTAGAATGGTGGAAGATTGATAATCATTTTACGATTTCTAATAGATTTTTAAGAGATGTTGGACAGTATACTTTAATAGTTCAAGAAACAGGTCAGTTTGGTGTTTTCCCCAAAGACGAAGTGACTCAATTTGGTTTTAATATCATTGAACCTAAAATTGATCAGAAACCAAAAGGATATACTTTTAAGCAAATTTTACCTTTCATATTAGCATTACTTGTACTTATTGCTTTAGGATTTGTTTTCTATAGATGGAAAGTTAGAAGGAAATTGATAAAATCAGAAAGAGATAGGGAATTATTAAAAATTCAAATGCAAGGGATCCGTAGCCAACTGAACCCACACTTTATGTTCAATTCCATAAATTCAATTCAAAACTTGATTCAAAAAGGAGATATAAAGTCTGCCAAAAATTACTTAGTAACATTTTCTTCAATGACTAGAGAGGTACTGGAAGATTCAGAAAAAGAATTGCATAGTCTCAGTTCAGAGTTGAAATTAATTAATGATTATTTAATAATGGAACAATTGCGATTTGGTTTCAAATACAAAATAAATTCTAGCATTGCCATTCATCCTGATAACTTGGATATACCTGTCATGTTGCTCCAACCTTTTGTAGAAAATGCTGTAAAACATGCAGTTTCCAATTTAATGGAAAAGGGCTATATCGAAGTCAATGTTTCAAGTTCCGAAAATGATGTAATGCTAGAAGTCCTGGATAATGGAAAAGGAATGGATACTAACCAACAAAGTTCTGGATTTGGAATAAAATTGAGTAGAAAAAGAATCGAGATATTAAATAGACTTTATTCTCAAAACCAGATTGAATTGACCTTAATGGATAACCATCCTGGCTGTAAGATTCAAATTATTTTAAAAGACTGGTTAAGTTAA
- a CDS encoding LytR/AlgR family response regulator transcription factor yields MINCYIVDDEPNNVDSLRYILKNNHPELFVLGYQIDPSKAIAEINQLKPDLLFLDIQMPNKNGFELLIDISHKGFEVIFITAYDQYGIQAVKISALDYLLKPIDESELAKAIEKAETKINAKRKNSNLENLLRNFNDEKTDSKIALIIDKQTKYVPISEIVRCQADNNYTEVYLIDGRKVILSKTLKDFEEMLAGFGFLRCHHSHLVNIKYIQGIQGPGFNKILLNNDVLIPISRMKKELIKNTIPKYK; encoded by the coding sequence ATGATTAACTGTTATATTGTCGATGATGAACCAAATAATGTAGATTCCTTACGCTACATTCTGAAGAATAACCATCCTGAATTATTTGTTTTAGGTTATCAAATTGACCCTAGCAAAGCTATAGCTGAAATTAACCAATTAAAGCCAGATCTACTGTTCCTAGACATTCAAATGCCCAATAAAAATGGATTTGAATTATTAATCGATATTTCTCATAAAGGTTTTGAAGTAATTTTTATTACAGCCTATGATCAATATGGAATTCAGGCCGTTAAGATTTCTGCTTTAGATTATCTTTTGAAGCCTATCGATGAATCAGAATTAGCTAAGGCTATTGAAAAAGCAGAAACCAAAATTAATGCAAAGAGAAAAAATAGCAATCTGGAAAATCTATTGAGAAATTTCAACGACGAAAAGACCGATTCTAAAATTGCTTTAATCATTGATAAACAAACTAAATATGTCCCAATTTCTGAAATTGTGCGATGTCAAGCTGATAATAATTATACTGAAGTCTATTTAATAGATGGACGTAAAGTTATTTTGAGCAAAACCTTAAAGGATTTTGAAGAAATGTTAGCGGGATTTGGTTTTCTAAGGTGTCATCATTCCCATCTGGTCAACATAAAATATATACAGGGAATTCAAGGTCCTGGATTCAATAAAATTTTGTTGAACAATGATGTTTTAATTCCGATTTCTAGAATGAAAAAGGAATTAATCAAGAATACAATACCTAAATATAAATGA
- a CDS encoding TlpA family protein disulfide reductase — MKNLKILVFALCLLNLCATAQENATPITDVKFDNEYANRTNPIINGKIINASEQELQNITLEFTLVRPNEPIQTKLTTGIDKDGKFQLIIPSKLPYQQIWFSLGEYVYSCLYANEELNLEFDLQKLKKQNVYMLGDGMSFSGKDGEINKTLNAYIMYNKKHLPEFYKEIQNLNEQDSNALNKLDSLFNLQRKIDVDFLKDNNNKAKKIIESETEAEYLSKKILLLLNNNEVVLDNKELMLPIFAVTNGTTSFLRYLHWYISNKKLSNKDERVNRTIKFSKLDSILPKPYADLVKLQVYSRDLPEQLAINKELIKSLNTKWISQYLLQENADLNNKINKMQELLSEKADSTFKKNIGKFLKRTSFNGTLYLNESETGGNLLKSIMAAFPKKIIILDLWATWCFPCLNNMPHSKQLFQQVQNEKLPVVFVYLCTDLQSSETLWQNKIAELEQPGEHIFVSNKQMNELMDLFNTSGYPTYAIIKPDGQIDTKTINLNRNFSIDELKEYLSKEAGFQ; from the coding sequence ATGAAAAATCTTAAGATATTAGTTTTTGCACTCTGTTTGCTGAATCTATGTGCTACAGCACAGGAAAACGCAACCCCAATCACTGATGTAAAATTCGATAACGAATATGCCAATCGGACAAATCCAATTATTAATGGTAAAATAATAAACGCTTCAGAACAGGAGTTACAAAATATCACACTGGAATTCACATTAGTTCGACCTAATGAACCTATTCAAACAAAACTGACAACAGGAATAGATAAAGATGGAAAATTTCAACTTATCATACCAAGCAAATTACCTTATCAGCAAATATGGTTTTCTTTGGGTGAGTATGTTTATTCTTGTCTCTATGCAAACGAGGAACTCAATCTAGAGTTTGATTTACAAAAGCTTAAAAAACAAAACGTATATATGCTGGGAGATGGAATGTCGTTTTCAGGAAAAGACGGTGAGATCAACAAAACTCTTAATGCATATATCATGTATAATAAAAAGCATCTTCCAGAATTTTATAAAGAAATTCAGAATCTGAATGAACAAGACTCAAATGCATTGAATAAGCTGGATTCACTTTTCAATCTACAAAGAAAAATAGATGTGGACTTCTTAAAAGACAACAATAATAAAGCGAAGAAAATTATTGAGAGCGAAACAGAAGCAGAATACCTATCTAAAAAGATATTATTGTTACTCAATAACAACGAAGTAGTATTGGACAATAAAGAATTAATGCTGCCCATTTTTGCAGTTACCAATGGAACTACGAGTTTTTTAAGGTATTTACATTGGTATATTTCCAATAAAAAATTGTCTAATAAGGACGAAAGGGTAAATAGGACAATTAAATTTTCAAAGCTCGATTCCATACTGCCGAAACCTTATGCTGACCTTGTCAAACTACAGGTTTACAGTCGTGATTTACCAGAACAATTGGCTATTAATAAGGAATTAATTAAATCATTGAATACGAAATGGATTTCGCAATACCTACTTCAGGAGAATGCAGATCTGAATAATAAAATAAACAAAATGCAGGAACTGCTTTCTGAAAAAGCAGATAGTACATTTAAAAAGAATATTGGAAAATTTCTGAAAAGGACAAGTTTCAATGGAACCCTATATTTAAATGAATCTGAAACAGGGGGAAATTTGCTCAAATCAATAATGGCAGCTTTTCCTAAAAAAATAATTATTTTGGATTTATGGGCTACCTGGTGCTTTCCTTGTTTAAATAATATGCCTCATTCAAAGCAATTATTCCAGCAAGTGCAAAATGAAAAACTTCCAGTGGTATTTGTTTATTTGTGTACTGATTTACAGTCTTCTGAAACCCTTTGGCAGAATAAAATAGCTGAACTAGAGCAACCAGGTGAACATATTTTTGTCTCAAATAAGCAAATGAATGAATTGATGGATCTATTTAACACCTCAGGATATCCAACCTATGCGATAATAAAACCAGATGGACAAATTGATACCAAAACAATAAACTTGAATAGAAATTTTAGTATTGATGAGCTTAAAGAATATTTATCAAAAGAAGCGGGATTCCAATAA
- a CDS encoding class I fructose-bisphosphate aldolase, producing MKIDQLVALLGGDELLTYQNKSVSKDLLHIPSPTFIDDVYQVTDRNPQVLRSLGSLFGHGRLGGTGYLSILPVDQGIEHSAGASFAANPLYFDPENIVKLAMEGGCNAVASTYGVLGAVARKYAHKIPFIVKINHNELLTYPNKSDQILYGNIREVWNMGAVAVGATIYFGSPESGRQLVEISKAFEEAHSLGMATVLWCYLRNDAFKQEGKDYHWAADLTGQANHLGVTIKADIIKQKLPELNGGYKALNLGNSSYGKLDDRMYTELSSDHPIDLCRYQVLNCFAGRAGLINSGGASGQNDLADAVRTAVINKRAGGTGLISGRKAFQKSMADGVALLEAIQDVYLSDEVTVA from the coding sequence ATGAAAATTGACCAGCTTGTTGCATTATTGGGAGGGGACGAACTATTGACCTACCAAAACAAATCGGTTTCCAAGGATTTGCTGCATATCCCATCTCCAACGTTTATAGATGATGTCTATCAGGTTACCGACCGCAATCCGCAGGTGCTGCGGAGTCTGGGCAGCCTTTTCGGGCATGGGCGATTGGGCGGTACGGGATACCTGAGCATCCTTCCGGTGGATCAGGGCATCGAGCACAGTGCAGGTGCATCCTTTGCCGCCAATCCGCTGTACTTCGACCCGGAGAACATCGTAAAGCTCGCCATGGAAGGTGGCTGTAATGCCGTTGCGTCTACGTATGGGGTATTGGGGGCGGTCGCTCGGAAATATGCGCATAAGATTCCCTTTATCGTAAAGATCAACCATAACGAATTGCTGACCTATCCCAATAAGAGCGATCAGATCCTGTATGGTAATATTCGGGAGGTCTGGAATATGGGTGCTGTGGCTGTTGGAGCAACCATTTACTTTGGTTCTCCCGAGTCCGGGCGTCAGCTGGTGGAAATCAGCAAGGCGTTCGAGGAGGCGCATTCGCTGGGCATGGCAACGGTGCTGTGGTGCTACCTGCGCAACGATGCGTTCAAGCAGGAGGGTAAGGATTACCATTGGGCGGCCGATTTAACGGGGCAGGCGAACCATCTTGGGGTTACCATCAAGGCGGACATCATCAAGCAGAAGTTGCCGGAACTGAACGGCGGCTATAAAGCCCTCAATCTCGGAAACAGCAGCTATGGCAAGCTCGATGACCGCATGTATACGGAATTGAGCAGCGACCACCCGATCGATCTATGTCGCTATCAGGTTCTGAACTGTTTTGCTGGCCGCGCCGGACTGATCAATTCAGGAGGTGCTTCGGGACAAAATGACCTGGCGGATGCGGTGCGCACGGCCGTTATCAACAAAAGAGCAGGCGGAACTGGCTTGATTAGTGGCCGTAAAGCGTTCCAGAAGTCGATGGCAGATGGCGTTGCGCTGCTAGAAGCGATCCAGGATGTGTATCTGTCGGATGAGGTTACAGTGGCTTAG
- a CDS encoding metallophosphoesterase yields the protein MRHFVLIYFLFLSVCTFGQEVERRLILFGDAGETNSKQTFLIDKANHLQLPGKTTVFYMGDNIYPSGMGLTPPESEETAAILRSQFEGFRKEDVPVYFLAGNHDWDHTGEEGLAKVQAQEAYLKSFNDPGLQFVPQAGTLGPFRIAISEHVLALVYDSEYWLFPHHPESIAEEQDKFMTTLAELANQNKDKALLLISHHPMASFGDHNLRFGWRDHLFPLTKLWRPLYVPLPGLGSLYPIFRKTAFKSPEDLPHPQYQDLIQRIEQAVSEHPRVVFLAGHDHGLQYILKGKNRQIVSGSGAKTSSIRKNKNLKYRYEKQGFAVLDCLDNNDLKLTFYIDSPKDSLTKSFETVLDFENTK from the coding sequence ATGCGCCACTTCGTACTGATCTATTTTCTCTTTCTTAGTGTCTGCACCTTTGGACAGGAGGTCGAGAGGCGCCTTATCCTTTTCGGAGATGCTGGTGAGACCAATTCGAAACAGACCTTCCTGATCGACAAGGCGAACCACCTGCAGCTACCGGGCAAGACAACGGTCTTCTACATGGGCGACAACATCTACCCGTCGGGCATGGGACTTACCCCACCCGAGAGCGAGGAGACTGCAGCCATTCTGCGTTCGCAATTCGAAGGCTTCCGCAAGGAAGATGTCCCCGTGTATTTCCTGGCGGGCAACCACGATTGGGACCATACCGGCGAGGAAGGCTTGGCGAAAGTACAGGCCCAGGAGGCTTACCTGAAGAGCTTCAACGACCCCGGATTGCAGTTTGTTCCACAGGCAGGTACATTGGGACCATTCCGCATCGCCATTTCCGAACATGTCCTGGCACTGGTGTACGACAGCGAATACTGGCTGTTCCCACACCATCCGGAGAGCATCGCGGAGGAGCAAGATAAATTTATGACCACATTGGCCGAACTGGCCAACCAAAATAAGGACAAGGCCCTGTTGTTGATTTCGCACCACCCCATGGCCTCCTTTGGCGACCACAACCTGCGGTTCGGTTGGCGCGACCATCTCTTTCCGTTGACCAAGCTGTGGCGACCGCTGTACGTGCCGCTTCCAGGTTTGGGATCCCTGTATCCGATCTTCCGGAAAACAGCCTTCAAATCGCCGGAGGACCTACCGCATCCGCAGTATCAGGATTTGATTCAGCGCATAGAACAAGCAGTCAGCGAACATCCGCGCGTGGTATTCCTCGCGGGTCACGACCATGGCTTGCAGTATATCTTGAAAGGGAAGAACCGCCAGATCGTTAGTGGCTCCGGTGCCAAAACGTCTTCCATCCGCAAGAACAAGAACCTGAAGTACCGCTACGAAAAGCAAGGCTTTGCCGTGCTGGACTGCCTGGACAACAACGATCTTAAATTAACCTTCTATATCGACAGCCCAAAGGATTCCCTGACGAAATCCTTTGAGACCGTGCTCGATTTCGAGAATACAAAATAA
- a CDS encoding SdiA-regulated domain-containing protein, translating into MGIKTIFGMYLLSVLAGCQPNTGNSASRADSAEMTQDTLGQELLADKTFILDRQLDEISGHTFLAVKPELLYAVQDELGAVFTYNLNDGTTESAYKFAGSGDYEDITTDGTNFYVLRSDGTIFSFPTSLDAPKDQVVTTKGLLGKGEYESMAYDPTSKNIYVLCKECKQDKGNPAVSGYILNIGTNGTLTLQQEFKLDLNKVGEMAGKTMKSMRPSAITKRGNNQWFVLSAVDNLLIILNEQWVPQRVIRFGKKQFEQPEGIAFDAQDRLFISSEKNKGENAVVYQFNTIR; encoded by the coding sequence ATGGGAATAAAAACAATCTTCGGCATGTACCTGCTATCGGTATTAGCAGGATGCCAACCAAATACAGGAAATTCGGCTTCGAGAGCCGACAGTGCAGAAATGACGCAGGACACCCTGGGCCAGGAGCTGCTGGCGGACAAGACCTTTATCCTGGACCGCCAGTTGGACGAGATCTCCGGACATACTTTTCTTGCTGTGAAACCGGAATTGCTGTATGCCGTTCAGGACGAACTGGGGGCCGTATTTACCTACAACCTCAACGATGGAACTACCGAATCGGCTTATAAATTTGCGGGTTCCGGCGACTATGAGGACATTACCACCGATGGCACTAATTTTTACGTGCTGCGCAGTGATGGGACCATCTTCAGTTTCCCGACCAGCCTGGACGCACCCAAGGATCAGGTAGTTACCACCAAAGGATTACTCGGCAAAGGCGAGTACGAATCCATGGCCTACGATCCGACCAGCAAGAACATCTATGTGCTCTGCAAGGAATGCAAGCAGGACAAGGGAAATCCAGCGGTATCGGGGTACATCCTGAATATTGGTACCAACGGCACGTTGACCCTGCAACAGGAATTTAAATTGGACCTGAACAAGGTCGGCGAAATGGCGGGCAAAACCATGAAATCCATGCGCCCATCGGCTATTACTAAGCGGGGCAACAACCAATGGTTCGTGCTTTCCGCGGTGGATAACCTTTTGATTATCCTCAATGAGCAATGGGTTCCCCAACGGGTGATACGCTTCGGAAAGAAACAGTTCGAACAACCTGAGGGAATTGCCTTTGATGCACAGGATCGCCTGTTTATCAGCAGTGAGAAAAATAAAGGTGAAAACGCCGTAGTCTATCAATTTAACACCATTCGCTAA
- a CDS encoding Pycsar system effector family protein, with amino-acid sequence MDYGSLLVKIQTHLSAQSGNNGQSYCFHNALHTRDVVKATEEMSRHYKLSDEDHFIVLTAAYFHDLGYLSGGATDHEQRSADAATQFLRDNGVSVEVIEKVEGCILSTRMPQSPRNLLEKILCDADLFHLGKATFEERNKLMLQEAEKVQGVKIDKSTWRMLTISLLEKHKYHTDYAQEHLEEGKQVNLDALKKKQKKSQAKVEATSEKSRKPERGIETMFRITSANSQRLSDMADNKSNILLTVNSIILSVIVAVLLKALDSNPHLIIPTCLLMMGSVTTMVLAILATIPKIPDGYFKPEDVEQKSVNLLFFGNFYKTKFNDYQGAMNKAMDDKDFLYGMLTKDVYSQGVVLGRKYRLLRYAYGVFMFGLVLSIAAFVVAIILSK; translated from the coding sequence ATGGATTACGGTTCACTACTTGTCAAGATACAGACACACCTTTCCGCACAAAGCGGAAACAACGGCCAATCGTACTGTTTTCACAACGCCCTGCATACGCGGGATGTTGTCAAAGCCACGGAGGAAATGTCCCGGCACTATAAACTGAGTGACGAGGATCATTTCATCGTGCTCACGGCGGCTTATTTCCACGACCTGGGTTATCTTTCCGGCGGGGCCACGGATCACGAACAGCGCAGTGCTGACGCTGCAACCCAATTCCTGCGGGATAACGGCGTCTCGGTGGAAGTCATTGAAAAAGTGGAAGGTTGCATCCTTTCCACGCGCATGCCCCAATCACCGCGGAACCTATTGGAGAAGATCCTCTGCGATGCGGATCTGTTCCATTTGGGCAAGGCGACCTTTGAGGAACGCAACAAGCTAATGCTCCAGGAAGCAGAGAAGGTACAGGGGGTGAAGATCGACAAAAGCACCTGGCGGATGTTGACCATCAGCCTGCTGGAAAAGCACAAATACCATACGGATTATGCGCAGGAGCACCTCGAGGAGGGCAAACAGGTCAATCTCGATGCCTTGAAGAAGAAACAGAAGAAGAGCCAGGCAAAGGTAGAGGCAACATCGGAAAAATCGCGGAAGCCCGAGCGTGGTATCGAGACCATGTTCCGGATCACCTCAGCCAACAGCCAGCGGCTCAGCGATATGGCCGACAACAAGTCCAACATCCTGTTGACGGTTAACTCCATTATCCTATCGGTCATTGTGGCAGTCCTGCTAAAGGCGCTGGACAGTAACCCACACCTGATCATCCCGACCTGCCTGTTGATGATGGGCTCCGTGACGACGATGGTCTTGGCCATCCTAGCGACAATCCCCAAAATACCGGACGGTTATTTCAAACCGGAGGACGTGGAGCAGAAATCCGTCAATTTACTTTTCTTCGGAAACTTTTATAAAACGAAATTCAACGACTACCAAGGCGCCATGAACAAAGCCATGGACGATAAGGACTTCCTGTACGGCATGTTGACCAAGGACGTCTATTCGCAGGGTGTGGTCCTGGGCCGGAAATATAGGCTCCTACGCTATGCCTACGGAGTATTCATGTTCGGTTTGGTCCTATCCATTGCCGCTTTTGTCGTGGCCATTATCCTTTCAAAATAA
- a CDS encoding calcineurin-like phosphoesterase C-terminal domain-containing protein, giving the protein MKNLYWSLLACLLTGTAMGQELAKGTVYVDANGNGRQDRKEMGIQGVSVSNGYDVVQTDKSGRYELPVKNDNIIFVVKPSGYALPVDQDNHPKFYYIHKPNGSPKLKYAGVEPTGPLPKAIDFGLKPAEEQTKFSAFVFGDPQAYTPEELEFFKRGIVDEAKNKKGPLFGISLGDLVGDDLSLHPGYKQTVGQMGLPWFNVMGNHDMNYDVQQDSLADEGFERSFGPANYAFNVGNAHFIILDNIMYPHPETGEGYQGGLRKEQLDFLENNLKFVPKDKLVVLAFHIPLNPDNNKSFRDADRQRIFDLLAEYPNTLALSAHTHYQQQNLYTDKHGWKGSKPFHEYNVGTTSGDWYSGQMNAQNVPASTMRDGTPKGYAILDIDGNTYKFDYKVAGKEDNYSIGVFGPSVIKAKYAGRYHVYANFFLGSANDKVRYKIDNKDWKEMMRVVAEDPAYVRDLLVYDGADQLVAGRRPSDATKSEHLWRLKLPKLKAGKHSIQIEATDMFGRVHTATKEIEVVE; this is encoded by the coding sequence ATGAAAAATTTATACTGGTCCCTTCTTGCCTGTCTTTTGACCGGCACAGCCATGGGGCAAGAGCTCGCCAAGGGTACCGTTTATGTCGATGCCAATGGCAATGGTCGCCAAGACCGTAAAGAAATGGGGATTCAGGGCGTATCCGTTAGTAACGGTTACGACGTGGTGCAGACCGATAAAAGCGGTCGCTATGAACTGCCCGTAAAGAATGACAACATTATTTTTGTGGTAAAACCTTCGGGGTATGCATTGCCCGTAGATCAGGACAATCACCCCAAATTTTACTATATCCATAAACCGAATGGTTCGCCAAAGTTGAAATACGCCGGCGTGGAGCCAACAGGACCGCTACCTAAAGCCATTGACTTTGGATTGAAACCTGCCGAAGAGCAGACCAAATTTTCCGCTTTCGTATTTGGTGATCCACAAGCTTATACGCCTGAAGAACTGGAATTCTTCAAAAGGGGAATCGTCGATGAGGCCAAGAATAAGAAAGGTCCTTTGTTCGGAATCAGTTTGGGAGACTTGGTCGGTGATGACCTTTCCCTACATCCAGGATACAAGCAGACCGTTGGACAAATGGGCTTGCCATGGTTCAATGTGATGGGGAACCACGACATGAACTACGATGTGCAGCAGGATTCGCTTGCGGATGAAGGCTTCGAGCGTTCTTTTGGCCCAGCGAACTATGCGTTCAATGTGGGAAATGCGCACTTTATCATCCTGGACAACATCATGTATCCGCATCCAGAAACTGGAGAAGGCTACCAAGGTGGGTTGCGCAAGGAGCAATTGGACTTCTTGGAGAACAACCTGAAATTCGTGCCTAAGGATAAGTTGGTCGTGCTTGCTTTCCATATCCCGTTGAATCCGGATAATAATAAGTCCTTCCGTGATGCCGACAGACAGCGCATTTTCGATCTGCTAGCGGAATACCCAAATACTTTGGCGCTATCGGCACATACACACTACCAACAGCAGAACCTTTATACGGATAAGCATGGCTGGAAAGGCAGCAAGCCGTTCCATGAATACAACGTGGGAACAACATCCGGGGACTGGTATTCCGGACAGATGAATGCCCAGAATGTTCCGGCCTCAACCATGCGCGACGGAACACCAAAGGGTTATGCCATCCTGGATATCGATGGGAACACTTATAAATTCGATTATAAGGTAGCAGGTAAGGAAGACAATTACAGCATCGGTGTTTTCGGTCCTTCGGTAATCAAGGCGAAATATGCAGGAAGATACCACGTCTATGCTAACTTCTTCCTGGGTTCGGCAAATGACAAGGTGCGTTATAAAATTGACAATAAGGATTGGAAGGAAATGATGCGCGTAGTTGCTGAAGATCCTGCGTATGTCCGCGATCTATTGGTATACGACGGTGCCGATCAGTTGGTGGCCGGCAGAAGACCAAGCGACGCAACAAAATCCGAACACCTGTGGCGCTTGAAGTTGCCAAAACTGAAAGCCGGCAAACACAGCATCCAGATCGAAGCAACGGATATGTTCGGTAGAGTACATACCGCCACAAAGGAAATCGAAGTCGTAGAATAA